A region of Haliotis asinina isolate JCU_RB_2024 chromosome 9, JCU_Hal_asi_v2, whole genome shotgun sequence DNA encodes the following proteins:
- the LOC137295961 gene encoding uncharacterized protein, producing the protein MSQPSSRQCSAPLSGEGDSARTPAEPQNSQHESDLQTSSLELDETEISPEIDGSSTGDGNEQSVSFPRLRISKIYINKKDKDKTAEEIISNITLQTPRRGTEGPINPHVPASDVQIESVLPEGVPNTNESQSTDGDNNEHGAMQQSVLDPAKAVLKATVKELTLKKCVTDRLAEHESGFHVKLFECTTPIHSQILPAIESIIEPRHFQHVNQRIGHLIFFYRDTDGPEIFVAVSGTVYLHVDQKSCPEFPKKMARRLLEPTTIQLDMRNVTGDTSQVRKQYIPDRGGTINIWDVIDVVVHKYIAKPKKTSSILEFCDTWKTKRPSIAVKQLCVEVMTRFPNIYIMQKIISHFAKIDRNEPTYQLDSSQTVEEDDETFTMFELMQEERHRDTIAILQENLYRRINRCLKNKSEDNIQLSCDDLNLWLKVSEYRLFLDTKSKRSPIRTWKESQPNFRDVIQALRNHVSSNEISGKMLHTDVKMSLRIADGKLCTKKPITSFIQSNFASSPSKPYYFWCGKWLKIKLEYFQVLDDNFNSVMEEQTISSAYVMPLPWVYSQAGEASVELTTKRFSLDSLREFLTYFSNKEVVVDLKETKQLLRSVGEVGEVDDVEGSIVCSYETRDYEDPLKLCLQIFLRMCTPLTEGMYNDTYILLDKLMSLTVTPLQTGLIVGDRMLINNIEMFDIIMYNQTHTYIIHVKEGFENNTRVVASQIRNSADILFRALTSHMTKTILDEMWDRFTGEKTQKAGRKSQPTLVELEKKKGMEKNQRAMKSKLSEMTKEGFMRLFKEREIVYVLAARDKSEVRTMETASAMVTQLQKDHPSRYQKILQRLEVKTYVQKKRTDHVVTEKFRYTNQKNFLKDMMKDSLDECNLSDEKGNIHSSDGMNSKAASSAELQSSTDNLTRGFDKERPYSSSSAGSPQKNLTVTEAAYPIPSTRHETQGLGQDLWKKVYAILRAQLPDTRSSIVKLDLLSLFSHFRKYQIGERKFQLRVCFIPKSKKDMVEDLRTFLGLK; encoded by the exons ATGAGTCAACCATCCAGTCGCCAATGTTCCGCTCCATTGTCTG GAGAAGGGGACTCAGCCAGGACACCTGCAGAACCACAG aacagCCAACATGAAAGTGATCTCCAGACATCAAGTTTGGAGCTGGATGAAACTGAAATCTCCCCAGAGATAGATGGTAGCTCCACCGGTGATGGAAATGAACAAAGTGTTTCATTCCCCAGACTCCgcatttcaaaaatatatatcaacaaGAAAGACAAAGACAAGACAGCAGAGGagatcatttcaaacattacatTACAAACGCCGAGAAGGGGCACAGAAGGACCCATAAATCCACACGTGCCGGCATCTGATGTCCAGATCGAGAGTGTCCTACCTGAAGGTGTCCCTAATACCAATGAATCACAATCAACAGACGGGGACAACAATGAACATGGTGCAATGCAACAATCAGTTCTGGATCCAGCTAAAGCTGTTCTGAAGGCAACAGTGAAGGAGCTGACTTTGAAAAAATGTGTGACTGACAGATTAGCAGAACACGAATCTGGCTTTCATGTTAAGCTGTTTGAGTGCACAACACCCATACATAGTCAGATTTTGCCAGCCATTGAGAGTATTATAGAACCAAGGCATTTCCAACATGTAAATCAAAGAATAGgtcatttgatttttttctacAGAGATACAGATGGTCCAGAAATATTTGTTGCTGTGTCAGGCACGGTTTACTTACATGTGGATCAGAAAAGCTGCCCAGAATTTCCAAAGAAGATGGCAAGACGACTTCTGGAGCCAACAACCATTCAGCTGGATATGAGGAATGTGACAGGAGACACGTCACAAGTCAGGAAGCAATACATTCCAGACAGAGGAGGAACCATCAACATTTGGGATGTCATTGACGTGGTTGTCCACAAGTACATTGCTAAGCCAAAAAAGACATCATCAATCCTCGAGTTTTGTGACACTTGGAAAACCAAACGCCCATCAATTGCAGTTAAACAACTTTGTGTTGAGGTTATGACAAGATTTccaaacatatatatcatgCAGAAAATAATTTCCCATTTTGCAAAAATTGACAGAAATGAGCCTACATATCAATTGGATTCCAGTCAAACTGTTGAAGAAGATGACGAAACATTTACAATGTTTGAGTTGATGCAGGAAGAACGCCACAGGGATACAATTGCGATACTTCAAGAAAACTTGTACAGAAGAATCAACAGATGTCTGAAAAACAAATCTGAAGACAACATCCAACTGTCTTGTGATGATCTGAATCTCTGGTTGAAAGTAAGTGAGTATAGGCTTTTCCTAGACACAAAATCAAAGAGGTCTCCCATAAGAACATGGAAAGAGAGTCAACCAAACTTCAGAGATGTCATACAGGCCTTAAGAAACCAtgtctcatcaaatgagatttCTGGAAAGATGCTGCATACTGATGTAAAGATGTCTCTGCGCATTGCTGATGGAAAGCTATGCACAAAGAAACCAATCACCAGCTTCATCCAGTCAAACTTTGCATCTTCTCCCTCTAAACCTTACTACTTTTGGTGTGGGAAATGGCTAAaaataaaactggaatatttccaAGTGCTGGATGACAATTTCAACTCTGTCATGGAAGAGCAAACCATCAGCTCTGCATATGTTATGCCATTGCCTTGGGTTTATTCACAGGCAGGGGAAGCATCTGTCGAACTGACAACAAAGAGATTTTCCTTGGATTCTCTTCGTGAGTTTCTGACTTATTTCTCCAACAAGGAGGTGGTCGTGGACCTAAAGGAAACCAAACAGCTCTTGAGATCTGTTGGAGAAGTTGGAGAAGTTGATGATGTTGAAGGTAGCATAGTGTGCTCATATGAAACAAGAGATTATGAAGATCCATTGAAATTATGTCTACAAATATTTCTCAGAATGTGCACTCCTCTGACGGAAGGTATGTATAATGACACTTACATCCTTTTGGACAAACTAATGAGCTTGACAGTAACGCCTTTACAGACTGGATTAATAGTTGGAGACCGAATGCTCATAAACAACATAGAAATGTTTGATATAATCATGTACAATCAGACACACACGTACATCATCCATGTCAAGGAAGGGTTTGAAAACAACACAAGAGTCGTCGCATCTCAGATTCGAAACTCTGCAGATATTCTATTCAGGGCACTGACTAGTCACATGACCAAAACTATTCTTGATGAAATGTGGGATCGCTTCACGGGAGAGAAAACACAGAAAGCAGGTAGAAAATCTCAACCCACCCTTGTTGAACTAGAAAAGAAAAAAGGAATGGAAAAGAACCAACGTGCAATGAAATCAAAGCTAAGTGAGATGACAAAAGAGGGATTCATGAGGCTCTTTAAAGAACGAGAGATCGTGTATGTTTTGGCAGCAAGGGACAAGTCAGAAGTTAGGACAATGGAAACTGCTAGTGCAATGGTGACACAGCTCCAGAAAGACCATCCTTCGAGGTATCAGAAGATCTTGCAACGTCTTGAGGTAAAAACCTATGTGCAGAAAAAACGAACTGATCATGTGGTCACAGAGAAGTTCAGATACACGAATCAGAAAAACTTTCTCAAAGATATGATGAAGGATAGCCTTGACGAATGCAACCTATCAGACGAAAAAGGGAACATTCATTCCAGCGACGGAATGAATTCCAAGGCTGCTTCAAGCGCAGAATTGCAAAGTTCAACAGATAATCTGACCAGAGGTTTTGATAAAGAGAGACCTTATTCTTCATCATCTGCTGGAAGTCCACAAAAGAATCTTAcagtgacagaggctgcttatccAATACCCTCAACAAGACATGAGACCCAAGGCCTTGGTCAAGACCTCTGGAAGAAGGTATATGCAATTCTCAGAGCTCAGCTCCCTGATACAAGATCATCCATTGTCAAGTTGGACCTTTTAAGTCTCTTCAGTCATTTCCGAAAATATCAGATAGGGGAAAGAAAGTTCCAGCTGAGGGTTTGCTTTATTCCAAAGTCCAAAAAGGACATGGTTGAAGATCTGAGAACATTTCTGGGTTTGAAATGA
- the LOC137295968 gene encoding haloacid dehalogenase-like hydrolase domain-containing 5 yields MRVTDSPIRDDGYSTDNSDSSSADSDLSIAEPDFGILFDVDGVLARGSNALAPAVKAIEKLKDADGQLRVPCAFVTNACNRTHDKAKQIAGWFNIQVSCDQVIHAPTPVKLLRQFHDQHVLVIGQEHRIEIAKDLGFSNLCTLDDVKEAYPLLDMVDHENRKIVAKGYKENNDFPRIEAILLLAEPTHWEANLQLLMDLLLTEGKPTKAPADPKCVPQLPVIACNMDLQFMAEACIPRFGHGAFLVCLEALYKKITGKDLQYSTLVGKPCEITYRFAEHTICKVAQAMGIRKPIKRLYFIGDNPNVDIYGANLYDRYLQKVWNNRQNGNDDTAAHGLPSSRLIPSNADLHEQTVERCHSLLVGTGVYRHKPELTEKDDDNDKDKTYHGHRDIDNEPHLSQPSKFVQDVDVGIQHILEVENCITA; encoded by the exons ATGAGAGTCACCGACAGCCCCATTCGTGATGACGGATATTCAACTG ACAATTCTGATTCGTCATCTGCCGATTCTGATCTCTCAATCGCCGAG CCTGACTTCGGCATCTTATTTGACGTTGATGGTGTTCTGGCCCGTGGCAGTAACGCTCTTGCTCCAGCTGTCAAGGCCATTGAGAAGTTGAAGGACGCCGATGGACAGCTACGCGTGCCATGTGCGTTCGTCACAAACGCTTGTAACAGAACCCATGATAAGGCCAAGCAGATCGCAGGATGGTTCAACATTCAG GTGTCCTGTGACCAGGTAATTCACGCGCCGACTCCAGTCAAACTATTGCGTCAGTTCCACGATCAACACGTGTTGGTGATTGGTCAGGAGCACAGAATAGAGATCGCTAAAGA TCTTGGCTTCTCAAACCTGTGCACGCTTGACGACGTGAAAGAGGCCTATCCTTTATTGGACATGGTTGACCACGAGAACAGAAAGATCGTTGCCAAAGGCTACAAGGAAAACAACGACTTTCCACGAATCGAAG CCATTCTGTTGCTGGCCGAGCCTACACATTGGGAGGCTAACCTCCAACTGTTGATGGACCTGCTGTTGACCGAAGGCAAACCCACCAAGGCCCCAGCTGACCCTAAATGTGTGCCACAACTTCCGGTGATCGCATGCAACATGGACTTACAGTTCATGGCCGAGGCCTGCATCCCCAG GTTCGGACACGGAGCTTTCCTCGTTTGTCTTGAAGCTTTATATAAA AAGATCACAGGGAAGGACCTGCAGTATTCGACTCTGGTCGGAAAGCCCTGCGAGATAACATACAGGTTCGCCGAGCATACAATATGCAAGGTGGCGCAAGCAATGGGCATCAGGAAACCCATCAAACGCCTCTATTTCATTGG CGACAATCCGAACGTCGACATTTACGGTGCCAACCTCTACGACCGCTACCTGCAGAAGGTGTGGAACAACAGGCAGAACGGTAACGACGACACCGCTGCCCACGGCCTCCCTTCCTCTCGGCTCATCCCGTCAAACGCTGACTTGCACGAACAGACGGTGGAGAGGTGCCACAGTTTACTCGTTGgaacaggtgtgtacaggcacAAACCGGAACTGACTGAGAAAGACGACGACAACGACAAGGACAAGACGTATCACGGCCATCGCGACATCGACAACGAACCCCACTTGTCCCAGCCTTCTAAGTTTGTTCAAGACGTCGATGTCGGAATCCAGCACATACTGGAAGTGGAAAATTGTATTACGGCATGA